Proteins from one Gossypium raimondii isolate GPD5lz chromosome 8, ASM2569854v1, whole genome shotgun sequence genomic window:
- the LOC105793326 gene encoding uncharacterized protein LOC105793326, protein MHHLTSQGLKSPIISLHALTGLQGHNRMRVAARVGVLWAIILVDSSSTHNFIDTRLVNRLSLLVWHQEQLRVFVANGICLFTRGLCKGVTWEVQDHKFEIDFMVLSLKGCDMVLGVQWLLGLGDIIWNFSSLTIQFNLAGQSCVIQGITPSSLAVGNGELNPKCFAAMGQTMGPFTTLLSSIEQVTLSTKKDKDSEDQLHELLSEFEDIFQVPKGLPPRRLHDHKIPLRDEGTVIKMWPYRYPAFQKNEMERLIQEMLAAGIIRDSTSLFASPIVMVKKRWIIEELLDELGEARVFPKLDLRSGYHQICMWEPDVHKMAFRTHDGHYEFLVIPFGLTNAPSSFQALMNSVFKPLLRKIVLVFFDDILVYSNS, encoded by the coding sequence ATGCATCATCTAACAAGTCAGGGTCTTAAGTCACCAATAATTTCACTGCATGCCCTTACTGGCTTGCAGGGGCATAACAGGATGAGGGTGGCCGCACGTGTAGGAGTATTGTGGGCTATTATTCTAGTTGACTCAAGCAGCACCCACAATTTTATAGATACAAGGCTGGTCAATAGGTTATCTCTACTAGTATGGCATCAAGAGCAACTAAGGGTCTTTGTAGCTAATGGCATCTGTCTTTTTACTAGAGGACTTTGCAAAGGGGTTACTTGGGAGGTACAGGACCATAAATTTGAGATAGATTTCATGGTTTTGTCATTAAAGGGCTGTGATATGGTGTTAGGTGTACAGTGGTTATTAGGTCTAGGGGACATCATTTGGAATTTCAGTTCTCTGACCATACAGTTCAATTTAGCAGGGCAGTCGTGTGTCATTCAAGGCATTACTCCTAGCTCACTAGCGGTTGGAAATGGTGAGCTTAATCCAAAATGCTTTGCAGCAATGGGGCAAACGATGGGACCTTTTACTACACTTTTGAGCTCAATTGAGCAAGTGACATTGTCAACCAAGAAGGACAAAGACTCCGAGGACCAACTTCATGAACTGTTGAGTGAGTTTGAGGACATTTTTCAGGTTCCAAAAGGGTTGCCACCTCGAAGGTTACATGATCATAAAATTCCTCTAAGGGATGAAGGGACAGTGATTAAAATGTGGCCTTATCGATATCCAgcatttcaaaaaaatgaaatggaacGACTTATTCAAGAAATGCTTGCTGCTGGTATCATACGTGATAGCACCAGCTTGTTTGCTTCTCCTATTGTCATGGTAAAAAAAAGATGGATTATTGAGGAATTATTGGATGAGCTTGGAGAAGCTCGCGTCTTCCCTAAATTGGATCTCAGGTCGGGATATCACCAAATCTGCATGTGGGAGCCGGACGTTCACAAAATGGCATTTCGCACTCATGATgggcattatgaatttcttgtcaTCCCTTTCGGCCTCACAAATGCCCCATCTAGTTTTCAGGCCCTCATGAACTCTGTCTTCAAACCGCTACTGCGTAAGATTGTGCTTGTTTTCTTCGACGATATCCTGGTCTATTCCAATTCGTAG